In Desulfuromonadaceae bacterium, the sequence CAGTTGAATGAACTCGGTGGCGTCTGGGGACGCGCGCCGTTCCTCGGCGGGCTCTTCCTCCTCTTCGGGATGGCCAGCGCCGGAGTGCCGGGGCTGGGAAATTTTGTCGGCGAAATTTTAATCCTCTTTGGTACCTTCAGCGCCCATCCGCTGCTTGCCGCCGTGGCCGCCACCACGATGGTCACCACCGCTGTCTACATGACCGGCCTGCTCAAGGCGGTATTATGGGGCTCCCCGGCCGATGACGCGGTGTGGGCCGACCTGACCTGGCGCGAAGGGTGGGTGCTGGTTCCGCTGGCGCTGCTGATCGTCTGGGTCGGCGTCTACCCCGAACCGTTCCTGGCGCCGTTGCGGGAGCCGGTGCAATTTCTCCTGACGACGGTCGGGACGTTAAGCGGAGGGGCGCCATGAGCGGACCAGAGCTCTTTGCGCTGCTGCCGGTGTTGATCCTGGCGGGCGGTTCCGTCATCTGGCTGATGCTCGGCGCCTTCGGTCTCGGTTACCGGAGCGTCGTCATCGGTGGTGTGTTCAGCGCGGCGACGGCGGCGCTGTGCGCCGGACTGCTCCCCCCCGCCACCGTCGAAGTTACCAGCCTCTTCGGCACCGGCAGTTACGCCCGTTTCTTCACCATCCTCTGGGCCTTGGCCGCCGCGCTGACGCTGTTGCTGTCGCTGCGTTACGGGGCCAATCGCCACTTTGGCGGTGGTGAGTACACCGCCCTGACCCTGCTGGCCGCCACCGGCATGGCGCTGTTGTCGGGGGCAACCTCGCTGGTTGGCGTCTTCCTCGGACTGGAGCTGCTGTCACTCGCCTTCTACGTGCTGATCGCCTTTAACCGCGACTCGGCGCACAGCGCCGAAGCGTGTATCAAGTACCTCGTCCTCGGCTCCGTCGCCACCGCCTTCCTCGCCTTTGGCATCGCCCTGATCTATGCCGCCAGCGGGTCGTTTCATCTCCCCGCAGCGCTGACCGGGGTGGTCAGCAACGGCGCGCTGCACCCGCTCGGTCTGTTCGGCTGGCTGCTGGTCACCGTCGCAGTCGGCTTCAAGACCTCCCTCGTTCCGTTCCACTTCTGGACCCCCGACGTCTATCAGGGTGCCCCCGCGCCGGTCTCCGGCTTCCTTGCCGCCGGCTCGAAAGGCGCTGTCCTCGCCGCCCTCGTTCCGCTGCTGGCCGGGTTCGGCCCCGACTGGGCACTGCTGCATCCGCTCGTCGTCGGTCTGACCGCCCTCACCCTGATCGTCGGCAGTCTCTGCGCCCTGGCCCAGACCAACCTCAAACGGATGCTCGCCTATTCTTCCATCGTCCAGGTCGGCTACCTCTTCATCGGCCTTTTGGCGGGGAATAGCGGCGGCTTCGAAGCGGTCGTTTTCTACCTCGTCGTCTACGCCGTCGTCACCCTCGGCACCTTCGGCGTGATCACCTCGCTAAGCGGCAGCCGCGCCGAAGTGCAGGATTACGAATCGTTGCGCGGGGTCGGCTTCCGCCACCCGTTCCGCGCCGCCACCCTCACCATTCTCCTCCTCTCCCTCGCCGGCATCCCCGCCACCGCCGGTTTCATCGCCAAGTTCGGCATCTTCCGCGCCGCCATCAAAGGCGACTTCATCGCTTTAACCCTCCTCGCGGTCATCGCATCGCTGGTCTCGCTCTACTATTACCTGCGACCGGTACTGGCCATGTTCACGGAGGACGATACGCAGGGGAACACCCTCCATCCGGGGAACGAACTGGAGCATGCCGTCCTGGGGGTGTGTCTGCTGGCGACGCTGCTGCTCGGCCTCTATCCGGGGCCGTTGCTTGATCTGATTCACGGTTTGTTCTGAGCGGGCATTACTTGCCTGTGTGGTGAGCGGTGAAGAGAGTTGATGCGGATTTGATTGCATGACCCTGTCGAGATTTTCCGGAGAAAGAGCAAAAGTATAACGACTTCTTCGTGATCTTCGCGGTAATAGAATAAAGGGCCCGCCAACGCGTTTGGATGGGAAATCTCCCCTGTACCTCCAGGAGATATATGTACCCCGAACGCCTTTCTTGCATTCAGGTCAAGGCAAAAGTATACTCTGCGCATTCAATCGATGGAGCCATGCCATGGTTAGAAACCGTAACGATATCATCCTCTTTTTGCAGACGCACAAAGACGAACTGGAGCAACGCTTCGGCGTGACGAGTATCGGTCTCTTCGGCAGTTATGCACGGGGAGATGAACGGGACGATTCCGATATCGACATCGCCATCGAATTACTTCCGGAGCACAAGTCGCTGAGCAGTTTTTTCGGCCTGCGGCGCTACCTGGAGCAGCAGTTCGGCAAGCCGGTCGATCTGGGGATCGAGAGTGCGTTGAAACCGCTGGCCAGAGAGAAGGTCTCCAAGGAGATTATTCATGTCTGAACGCTCGGACCGGCTCTATTGCCAGGATATTCTCGAATCGGGCGCGGCGATTCACAGTTATGTTGCGGGGATCGACTTCGAGACGTTTGTGCGGGATCGCATGCGCTATTCGGCGGTCATTCGCGAGTTCGAAATTATCGGTGAGGCGGTGGGGAAGCTGTCGGCGGATGTGAAGCAGGCTTATCCGGGTGTTCCTTGGCAAGACATCAAGGATTTTCGCAATCTGCTGGCGCATGAATATTTCGGAGTTGATCTGGAGATCGTCTGGAATACGATTCAGCTGAATTTACCGATGCTGATGGATGCAATTCAACGGATGTCCACAGGAATTAAGTAAACTTTCCCCTGAATTCACAGCTCTCCACGTTCTGTGATCCGCCGCGCAGGCCAAAACTGTTGGGAGGAACAAAGGAGAAACAAATGAAGAAAATTATCACTGCGGCCACTATTGTCCTCATAGCAGGCCTGGCTCAGGCTGAAGCAATCATTGATGTAACCAAGATTACAGGAAAATCAGAAAAAGAGGTTTCAACATATCTCGGAGTACCGTCTTCTTGTGGCAATAGCAAGTACGGAAAGAAGTGCCAATATAATAAAGGGGAAACGGAAATCATCTTTATAAACAGCAAAGCAGACTGGATTACTGTTGGAGGAATTGATCAAGTTCCTTTTTCAAAAGCGGCCTTAGGCGCTCTTGGCTTGAAAGAGGCAAACCCATCATTTACCAATGCGTTCACCATGCGATGGGAGTCAATCCAAGGGTTGAGAGAAGTTTCCTTGTTCAAAGGCGCATCTGCATCAGACTATGCGTATATCAAAGTAAAAACGAAGTAAGCTTTTAACGCCCACCATCCAGCGGACGCGCCAAAGGTGGGCGTCGCTGATGGTTGCCGTTACGCTTTGAAAAGGACGTGCGAGTGAGTCACATCGAAAAAATCAGAAA encodes:
- a CDS encoding nucleotidyltransferase family protein; this translates as MVRNRNDIILFLQTHKDELEQRFGVTSIGLFGSYARGDERDDSDIDIAIELLPEHKSLSSFFGLRRYLEQQFGKPVDLGIESALKPLAREKVSKEIIHV
- a CDS encoding DUF86 domain-containing protein, which codes for MSERSDRLYCQDILESGAAIHSYVAGIDFETFVRDRMRYSAVIREFEIIGEAVGKLSADVKQAYPGVPWQDIKDFRNLLAHEYFGVDLEIVWNTIQLNLPMLMDAIQRMSTGIK
- a CDS encoding NADH-quinone oxidoreductase subunit N — protein: MSGPELFALLPVLILAGGSVIWLMLGAFGLGYRSVVIGGVFSAATAALCAGLLPPATVEVTSLFGTGSYARFFTILWALAAALTLLLSLRYGANRHFGGGEYTALTLLAATGMALLSGATSLVGVFLGLELLSLAFYVLIAFNRDSAHSAEACIKYLVLGSVATAFLAFGIALIYAASGSFHLPAALTGVVSNGALHPLGLFGWLLVTVAVGFKTSLVPFHFWTPDVYQGAPAPVSGFLAAGSKGAVLAALVPLLAGFGPDWALLHPLVVGLTALTLIVGSLCALAQTNLKRMLAYSSIVQVGYLFIGLLAGNSGGFEAVVFYLVVYAVVTLGTFGVITSLSGSRAEVQDYESLRGVGFRHPFRAATLTILLLSLAGIPATAGFIAKFGIFRAAIKGDFIALTLLAVIASLVSLYYYLRPVLAMFTEDDTQGNTLHPGNELEHAVLGVCLLATLLLGLYPGPLLDLIHGLF